In the genome of Streptomyces lydicus, the window GGCGCCGTCGCCAAGGTCGTGCACAACAGCATGACCGCGCTGAAGGCCGGTGCGAAGACCCTGCGGGACTCCGCCTCGGTGCCCGGCACCGCGTGGTCGATCGACCCGAAGACCAACAAGATCGTGGTGCTCGCCGACAGAACCGTTACCGGCGCAAAGATGGCCACGCTCAACAAGGCCACGAGTGGCATGGGCGCAGGCATGGTCACCGTGAAGCGGTCTCAGGGCGAGTTCAAGCGGTACGACGGCGGGGACGCGGGGAGTGCGGCGGGGGGCGCGGCCGGCAGCGGGCAGGCGGCGGGCGGTGCCGGTGATGCCGGCGCGGCGGGCGGTGGTGACGCGGGCGCGGCAGGCGGTGGTGACGCCGGAGCGGCCGGCGGCGGCGGTCAGGCCGCGGGCGGTGCCGGCGGTGACGGTGGAGCCGGTGGGGCCGGTGGCGGGCAGGCCGCGGGGCCGGTCGGCGGCAGCGCCATCTTCGGCGGCAATGCCCGCTGCTCGCTGGGTTTCAATGTCACAGTCAAGGGCGCACCGGCGTTCCTGACGGCCGGTCACTGCGGCAACGACTCCAAGACCTGGACGGCCGACCAGGGCGGCAGCCAGCCGCTGGGCACGGTGTCCGACTCCAAGTTCCCCAAGACGGACTTCGCGCTGGTCACCTACGACGACAAGGGCGCCAAGCCGGAGAGCGCCGTCGACAAGGGGGACGGCACCACCCAGAAGATCACCAAGGCCGCGGAGGCCGCCGTCGGGATGAAGGTGCAGCGCTCGGGCAGCACCACCGGCCTGCACGACGGCACGGTCACCGGCCTCGATGCCACGGTGAACTACGGCAACGGCGACATCGTCAACGGCCTCATACAGACCGATGTCTGCGCGGAGCCCGGCGACAGCGGCGGCTCGATGTTCTCCGGCGACTCGGCGGTCGGGCTGACCTCCGGCGGCAGCGGCGACTGCACCGCGGGCGGCGAGACCTTCTTCCAGCCGGTCACCGACGCACTCAAGGCCACGGGAGCCGAGATCGGCGCCGGAGGCGGCGGCGCGGGCGGCGGTGACGCGGCAGCGGGCGGCGGCGGTGCCGCAGGTGGCGGCGGTGCCGCAGCCGGTGGCGGTGGCGCGGCAGCAGGTGGCGGTGACGCCGCAGCGGGTGGCGGTGACGCCGCAGCGGGTGGCGGTGACGCCGCAGCGGGTGGCGGTGACGCCGCAGCGGGTGGCGGTGACGCCGCAGCGGGTGGCGCCGGAGCCGGCGACGCCGGTGCCGGAAGTGCCGGAGCCGGCGACGCCGGTGCCGGAAGCGCCGGAGCCGGGGATGCCGGAAGCGCGGGCGCGGGAGACGCCGGTGCCGGTGCCCAGGACCCCGGTACGGGTGCCCAGGACCCGGGAGCCGGCGGCAGCGGTGACGGGATGAACTGACCTCCGGGCCCTTGATCCCCTGATCCCCGGGATCCCTCTGTGCCCTCGGCCCCGTCCCCTGCAACTACGCAGGCGGGCGGGGCCGTTGAGCGTGGAAGCCACCAACCGGAACAGGCCTCGGGCCTCAGGCCTCAGGCCGGAGGAGACCTCAAGCGGGACCAGACCTCAGTAAGAAACGACGGTGAAAAGGCCGCCGTCGGGGTCACGGATCACGGCCTGTTGGCCCTTCCCGTCCGGCGTCGGCGTCACCG includes:
- a CDS encoding S1 family peptidase, coding for MNKRTGVVVGAAAAAIAAAAILLPNANASTDQPAAPKTLSAHSATQLAASLKADLGDKGAGWYLDGANGHLVMNVLSEDDAKSVTAKGAVAKVVHNSMTALKAGAKTLRDSASVPGTAWSIDPKTNKIVVLADRTVTGAKMATLNKATSGMGAGMVTVKRSQGEFKRYDGGDAGSAAGGAAGSGQAAGGAGDAGAAGGGDAGAAGGGDAGAAGGGGQAAGGAGGDGGAGGAGGGQAAGPVGGSAIFGGNARCSLGFNVTVKGAPAFLTAGHCGNDSKTWTADQGGSQPLGTVSDSKFPKTDFALVTYDDKGAKPESAVDKGDGTTQKITKAAEAAVGMKVQRSGSTTGLHDGTVTGLDATVNYGNGDIVNGLIQTDVCAEPGDSGGSMFSGDSAVGLTSGGSGDCTAGGETFFQPVTDALKATGAEIGAGGGGAGGGDAAAGGGGAAGGGGAAAGGGGAAAGGGDAAAGGGDAAAGGGDAAAGGGDAAAGGGDAAAGGAGAGDAGAGSAGAGDAGAGSAGAGDAGSAGAGDAGAGAQDPGTGAQDPGAGGSGDGMN